The Brachybacterium huguangmaarense genome contains a region encoding:
- a CDS encoding O-acetyl-ADP-ribose deacetylase gives MADSAPISLRRGDITALTDVDAIVNAANHSLLGGGGVDGAIHRAAGPGLLEECRTLGGCDTGDAKLTGGHDLPVGHVIHTVGPVWAKTKPEEKDAELASAYRRSLEVAHDNGLSRVAFPSISTGVYRFPVDRAARLAIDTIRETTSRLGGFDEIVLVLFDETTYAAYEKALAA, from the coding sequence ATGGCAGACAGCGCACCGATCAGCCTGCGCCGCGGCGACATCACGGCCCTGACCGACGTCGACGCGATCGTCAACGCCGCCAACCACTCGCTGCTGGGCGGCGGCGGCGTCGACGGCGCCATCCACCGTGCGGCCGGACCCGGCCTGCTCGAGGAGTGCCGCACGCTGGGCGGCTGCGACACGGGCGACGCCAAGCTCACAGGCGGCCACGACCTGCCCGTCGGCCACGTGATCCACACCGTCGGTCCCGTGTGGGCGAAGACCAAGCCCGAGGAGAAGGACGCCGAGCTCGCCTCGGCCTATCGGCGCAGCCTCGAGGTGGCGCACGACAACGGCCTGTCCCGGGTCGCCTTCCCCTCCATCTCCACGGGCGTCTACCGCTTCCCCGTGGACCGTGCCGCCCGCCTCGCGATCGACACGATCCGGGAGACGACGTCGCGCCTCGGCGGCTTCGACGAGATCGTCCTGGTCCTGTTCGACGAGACGACCTACGCCGCCTACGAGAAGGCGCTCGCGGCGTGA